The following proteins come from a genomic window of Mycolicibacterium rufum:
- a CDS encoding RDD family protein, translating into MTEPPPPANPPPPPPPGGYPPPPPSAGGYPPQGAMGYPAAPAAPGLPKTAYTPWLSRVLAWVIDFIPLLILEGIGIGVLLGTQETACVTDSSEYDLGEFCASGASTTGQLAIVVTAILALAYWIWNLGYRQGTTGSSIGKGVMKFKIVSEKTGQPVGFGMSFVREIIYWVIAGLCVGIVWLIAVLFPLWDEKRQTLVDKVLNHVALPIDPRREIR; encoded by the coding sequence ATGACCGAACCACCGCCCCCTGCGAACCCGCCACCGCCACCACCCCCGGGCGGATATCCACCGCCCCCGCCGTCGGCCGGCGGCTACCCGCCGCAGGGAGCGATGGGCTACCCCGCGGCGCCCGCCGCCCCGGGTCTGCCGAAGACGGCGTACACCCCATGGCTGAGCCGGGTTCTCGCCTGGGTGATCGACTTCATCCCCCTGCTGATCCTCGAAGGCATCGGTATCGGCGTGCTGCTCGGCACCCAGGAGACCGCCTGCGTGACCGACAGTTCGGAGTACGACCTCGGTGAGTTCTGCGCCAGCGGAGCCTCCACGACGGGTCAGCTCGCGATCGTCGTGACCGCGATCCTGGCCCTGGCCTACTGGATCTGGAACCTCGGCTACCGGCAGGGGACGACCGGGTCGAGTATCGGCAAGGGCGTCATGAAGTTCAAGATCGTGAGCGAGAAGACAGGGCAGCCGGTCGGTTTCGGTATGTCCTTCGTCCGCGAGATCATCTACTGGGTGATCGCGGGGCTCTGCGTCGGCATCGTCTGGCTGATCGCGGTGCTGTTCCCGCTGTGGGACGAGAAGCGCCAGACCCTGGTCGACAAAGTCCTCAACCACGTTGCGCTGCCGATCGATCCGAGGAGGGAGATTCGATGA
- a CDS encoding RDD family protein, with translation MTDTPGGYPPPGGYPPPGGYPPPGGQPTPQGGYQPPPPPGGYPPPPQGNYPPGGFPPPQQGGYPSPTAAPALPKESYTPWLSRVAAWFIDNIPIFILSGIGQGIAILTGDNNCDSINGGYSCTSSYSAVGSLVLFLTSLLSLAYAVWNYGYRQGTTGSSIGKSVMKFKVVSEKTWQPIGFGLSVVRQLAHFVDAIICYIGYLFPLWDAKRQTLADKIMTTVCVPLTPQGQQGQHAQPPTHHY, from the coding sequence ATGACAGACACTCCAGGCGGTTACCCGCCACCGGGTGGATACCCGCCGCCGGGGGGATATCCGCCGCCGGGCGGTCAGCCGACCCCGCAGGGTGGCTACCAACCGCCGCCACCCCCGGGCGGCTATCCACCACCGCCGCAGGGCAATTACCCCCCGGGTGGCTTCCCGCCGCCGCAGCAGGGTGGTTATCCCTCGCCGACCGCCGCGCCTGCGCTGCCGAAAGAGAGCTACACGCCGTGGCTTTCGCGCGTGGCCGCCTGGTTCATCGACAACATTCCGATCTTCATCCTGTCCGGCATCGGGCAGGGCATCGCGATCCTCACCGGTGACAACAACTGCGACAGCATCAACGGCGGCTACTCCTGCACCTCGAGCTACTCGGCCGTCGGCTCACTGGTGCTCTTCCTGACGTCGCTGCTGTCACTGGCCTACGCCGTGTGGAACTACGGCTACCGGCAGGGCACCACGGGGTCGAGCATCGGCAAGTCGGTGATGAAGTTCAAGGTGGTCAGCGAGAAGACCTGGCAGCCCATCGGTTTCGGGCTGTCGGTGGTGCGCCAGCTCGCCCACTTCGTCGACGCGATCATCTGCTACATCGGCTACCTGTTCCCGCTGTGGGACGCCAAGCGGCAGACGCTCGCCGACAAGATCATGACGACGGTGTGTGTGCCGCTGACCCCGCAGGGACAGCAGGGGCAACACGCGCAGCCTCCGACCCACCACTACTGA
- a CDS encoding acyl-CoA dehydrogenase family protein, with protein sequence MSTDGASSIESLLDLDSLLSPEDLDLRTMVRQFGEQRLRPHIAEWFETGQVPVRDLAVEIGKLGLLGMHLTGYGCSGSSATAYGLVCQELEAVDSGLRSLVSVQGSLAMFAIHHWGSEEQREQWLPGMAAGELIGCFGLTEPDFGSNPGGMRTTARRDGSDWILNGSKMWITNASVADVAIVWARAEDGVLGFAVPTSTPGFSAREMTHKMSLRASVTSEFSLDDVRVPEDARLPGARGLSGPLSCLCEARFGIVFGAVGAARDCLESALDYVGSRQVFDKTLAGYQLTQAKIADMAVELGKAQLLALHLGRLKDEGRIKPEQVSVGKLNNVREAIKIARQCRTLLGANGITLEYPVIRHANNLESVLTYEGTSEVHQLVIGQALTGVSAFR encoded by the coding sequence ATGTCCACCGATGGGGCCTCCTCGATCGAAAGCCTGTTGGACCTCGACTCGCTGCTGAGTCCCGAGGACCTCGACCTGCGCACGATGGTGCGTCAGTTCGGTGAGCAACGGCTGCGCCCGCACATCGCCGAGTGGTTCGAGACGGGTCAGGTGCCGGTTCGCGACCTGGCCGTCGAGATCGGCAAGCTCGGTCTGCTCGGCATGCACCTGACCGGCTACGGCTGCAGCGGGTCGAGCGCGACCGCCTACGGCCTGGTGTGCCAGGAGCTCGAGGCGGTGGACAGCGGGCTGCGCAGCCTGGTCTCGGTGCAGGGTTCGCTCGCGATGTTCGCGATCCACCACTGGGGCAGCGAGGAGCAGCGCGAGCAGTGGCTGCCCGGGATGGCCGCCGGTGAGCTGATCGGCTGCTTCGGGTTGACCGAACCGGACTTCGGCTCCAACCCCGGCGGCATGCGCACCACCGCCCGCCGGGACGGCTCGGACTGGATCCTCAACGGCTCCAAGATGTGGATCACCAACGCCTCGGTGGCCGACGTCGCGATCGTGTGGGCGCGCGCCGAGGACGGGGTGCTGGGCTTCGCGGTGCCGACGTCGACGCCGGGTTTCAGCGCCAGGGAAATGACGCACAAGATGTCGCTGAGGGCGTCGGTCACCTCTGAGTTCAGCCTCGACGACGTGCGGGTGCCCGAGGACGCGAGACTGCCGGGCGCGCGGGGGCTGTCCGGTCCGTTGAGCTGTCTGTGCGAGGCCCGCTTCGGCATCGTGTTCGGCGCAGTCGGGGCGGCCAGGGACTGTCTGGAGTCCGCGCTCGACTACGTGGGCAGCCGGCAGGTGTTCGACAAGACGCTGGCCGGCTATCAGTTGACGCAGGCCAAGATCGCGGACATGGCCGTCGAACTGGGCAAGGCGCAACTGCTGGCGCTGCACCTCGGGCGTCTCAAGGACGAGGGCCGCATCAAGCCCGAACAGGTCAGCGTCGGCAAGCTGAACAACGTCCGCGAAGCCATCAAGATCGCACGGCAGTGCCGAACCCTGCTGGGCGCCAACGGGATCACGCTCGAGTACCCGGTGATCCGGCACGCCAACAATCTCGAGTCGGTGCTGACCTACGAGGGCACCTCGGAGGTGCACCAGCTGGTCATCGGTCAGGCGTTGACCGGCGTCAGCGCGTTCCGCTGA
- a CDS encoding cystathionine gamma-synthase, producing the protein MSEQRSAADHFRALGPATKAIHAGYRPDPATGVVNPPIYASSTFAQDGVGGLRGGFEYARTGNPTRSALEAALAAVEMASYARAFSSGMAATDCALRSVLRPGDHIVIPDDAYGGTFRLIDKVFTLWGISYTAVALGDLDLVRAAITDRTKLIWVETPTNPLLSVADISGIVALAAEKKASHRPKVLVDNTFASPALQQPLPLGADIVLHSTTKYIGGHSDVVGGALLTNDEALDEAFAFLQNGAGAVPGPFDAYLTIRGLKTLPLRMQRHSENAAAIAEFLTEHPAVGTVLYPGLPSHPNHAVAAGQMSGFGGMVSVRLKGGPQAARDFCARTEIFILAESLGGVESLIEYPGAMTHASTAGSQLEVPDDLVRLSVGIEDVADLLGDVEQALA; encoded by the coding sequence ATGAGCGAGCAGCGCAGCGCGGCCGACCACTTCCGGGCCCTCGGCCCCGCGACCAAGGCCATTCACGCCGGTTACCGGCCTGACCCGGCCACCGGAGTGGTCAACCCGCCGATCTACGCCAGCTCGACGTTCGCCCAGGACGGCGTGGGCGGGCTGCGCGGCGGCTTCGAGTACGCCCGCACCGGCAACCCGACCCGCTCCGCGCTGGAGGCCGCGCTGGCCGCGGTCGAGATGGCGTCCTACGCCCGGGCGTTCAGCTCGGGCATGGCCGCCACCGACTGCGCGCTGCGGTCGGTACTGCGCCCCGGCGACCACATCGTCATCCCCGACGACGCGTACGGCGGCACCTTCCGGCTGATCGACAAGGTGTTCACGCTGTGGGGGATCAGCTACACCGCGGTCGCGCTCGGCGACCTCGATCTGGTGCGGGCGGCGATCACCGACCGTACGAAGCTGATCTGGGTGGAGACGCCGACCAACCCGCTGCTGTCGGTCGCCGACATCAGCGGGATCGTCGCGCTGGCCGCCGAGAAGAAGGCCTCGCACAGACCCAAGGTGCTGGTCGACAACACCTTCGCCTCACCCGCCCTGCAGCAGCCGCTGCCGTTGGGCGCCGACATCGTGTTGCACTCGACGACGAAGTACATCGGCGGGCATTCCGACGTCGTGGGCGGCGCCCTGCTCACCAACGACGAAGCACTCGACGAGGCGTTCGCGTTCCTGCAGAACGGCGCCGGCGCGGTGCCCGGACCGTTCGACGCCTACCTGACCATCCGCGGTCTGAAGACGTTGCCGCTGCGGATGCAGCGGCACAGCGAGAACGCCGCCGCGATCGCGGAGTTCCTCACCGAGCACCCGGCCGTCGGGACCGTGCTCTACCCAGGGCTGCCGAGCCACCCGAACCACGCGGTCGCGGCCGGCCAGATGAGCGGTTTCGGCGGGATGGTGTCGGTCCGCCTGAAAGGCGGTCCGCAGGCGGCTCGCGACTTCTGCGCCCGCACCGAGATCTTCATCCTCGCCGAATCGCTCGGCGGGGTGGAGTCGCTCATCGAGTACCCCGGCGCGATGACGCACGCCTCGACCGCCGGATCCCAGCTCGAGGTGCCCGACGATCTGGTGCGCCTGTCGGTCGGCATCGAGGACGTCGCCGATCTGCTCGGCGACGTCGAACAGGCACTCGCCTAA
- a CDS encoding GOLPH3/VPS74 family protein has protein sequence MAQIAEDLLLLLLDNGSAQPGLDNPRRGHVLAAATLLDVAYSCRVRPSVHGEPVPPGRLVALDAAGPSDPVLAPALDYLRATPRRPVDAIKALARRTEGRLVDHLEQAGQLRRITLSAKGFRRREAYPLTDRRRVGPARDALLAALFDRRPPAAPAAAIITVLHAADGLGALFSLNDRGWRWVHARAGEIASGSWVDESPTGMAEVNLAVTASAVRQALAQLS, from the coding sequence GTGGCGCAGATCGCCGAGGACCTGTTGCTGCTTCTGCTCGACAACGGGTCCGCACAACCCGGGCTGGACAATCCGCGGCGCGGTCACGTGCTGGCCGCCGCGACCCTGCTCGACGTCGCCTACTCGTGCCGGGTGCGTCCGTCGGTCCACGGTGAACCCGTGCCGCCGGGCCGCCTGGTGGCGCTCGACGCCGCCGGACCGTCGGATCCCGTCCTGGCGCCCGCGCTGGACTACCTGCGCGCCACCCCGCGCCGGCCGGTCGATGCGATCAAGGCGCTGGCCCGACGCACCGAGGGCCGCCTCGTCGACCACCTCGAGCAGGCCGGCCAACTCCGACGGATCACCCTCTCGGCGAAGGGCTTTCGCCGTCGCGAGGCGTACCCGCTGACCGACCGGCGCCGGGTGGGGCCCGCCCGCGATGCGCTGCTGGCCGCGCTGTTCGACCGCAGGCCACCCGCTGCGCCCGCGGCGGCGATCATCACGGTGCTGCACGCCGCCGACGGTCTCGGAGCGTTGTTCAGCCTCAACGACCGCGGCTGGCGCTGGGTACACGCCCGCGCCGGGGAGATCGCCAGCGGTAGCTGGGTCGACGAGTCCCCGACGGGCATGGCCGAGGTGAACCTCGCGGTCACCGCGTCTGCGGTCCGCCAGGCGCTGGCGCAGCTGTCTTAG
- the greA gene encoding transcription elongation factor GreA, with product MTDTQVTWLTEEAFDRLKAELDQLIANRPVIAAEINDRREEGDLRENGGYHAAREEQGQQEARIRQLQELLNNAKVGEAPKQSGVALPGSVVKVYYDDDEGDTETFLIATRQEGVSDGKLEVYSPNSPLGGALIDAKVGETRTYTVPNGNTVKVTLVSAEPYHG from the coding sequence ATGACTGACACCCAGGTCACCTGGCTGACCGAAGAGGCCTTCGACCGGTTGAAGGCCGAGCTGGACCAGTTGATCGCGAACCGTCCCGTCATCGCCGCCGAGATCAACGACCGGCGCGAAGAGGGCGACCTGCGCGAGAACGGCGGCTACCACGCCGCCCGCGAGGAGCAGGGCCAGCAGGAGGCCCGTATCCGTCAGCTGCAGGAACTGCTGAACAACGCCAAGGTCGGCGAGGCCCCCAAGCAGTCGGGCGTCGCACTGCCCGGCTCGGTGGTCAAGGTCTACTACGACGACGACGAGGGCGACACCGAGACGTTCCTGATCGCCACCCGCCAGGAGGGCGTCAGCGACGGCAAGCTCGAGGTCTACTCGCCGAACTCCCCGCTGGGCGGCGCACTGATCGACGCCAAGGTCGGCGAGACACGCACCTACACGGTGCCCAACGGCAACACGGTCAAGGTGACGCTGGTCTCCGCGGAGCCGTATCACGGCTGA
- a CDS encoding DUF4307 domain-containing protein — MIDRPPARYGSERLSRRNRRRIVIAATVLVVALGVAIAAVAFTRLGSPDIKGELGGYRVVDPGTVEVTVSVTRDDPSRPVVCIVRARSYNGDEVGRRELLVAPSTAETVQVRTVVKTSAPPVVGDVYGCGSDVPAYLVAPS, encoded by the coding sequence ATGATCGACCGTCCTCCAGCCCGCTACGGGTCCGAGCGACTCAGCCGGCGAAACCGCCGCCGGATCGTCATCGCCGCGACGGTCCTCGTGGTGGCCCTCGGCGTCGCGATCGCGGCCGTCGCATTCACCCGCCTCGGCTCCCCCGACATCAAGGGCGAGTTGGGCGGCTACCGGGTGGTCGACCCCGGCACGGTGGAGGTGACCGTCAGCGTCACCCGGGACGACCCGTCCCGACCGGTCGTGTGCATCGTGCGGGCCCGCTCCTACAACGGTGACGAGGTCGGCAGGCGCGAACTGCTGGTGGCCCCGTCGACCGCCGAGACCGTGCAGGTCAGGACGGTCGTGAAGACCAGCGCGCCGCCCGTCGTGGGCGACGTCTACGGCTGCGGCAGCGACGTGCCGGCGTACCTGGTCGCACCGTCCTAG
- the mca gene encoding mycothiol conjugate amidase Mca, with protein sequence MSELRLMAVHAHPDDESSKGAATMARYVDEGVRVLVVTLTGGERGDILNPAMDLPEVHGRMAEIRREEMAKAAAILGVEHHWLGFVDSGLPEGDPLPPLPEGCFALEPLEVPTEALVRVIREFKPHVMTTYDENGGYPHPDHIRCHQVSVAAYEAAADHLLYPDAGDPWSTHKLYYNHGFLRQRMQVLQDEFAKNGQEGPFAKWLESWDPDEDLLAKRVTTRIECAKYFTQRDEALLAHATQIDPKSFFFTTPMEWQQRLWPTEEFELARSRVPVRLPETDLFTGIEGRE encoded by the coding sequence TTGAGCGAACTGCGGTTGATGGCCGTACACGCGCACCCCGACGACGAGTCCAGCAAGGGCGCGGCCACGATGGCGCGCTACGTCGACGAGGGCGTGCGCGTGCTGGTCGTGACGCTGACGGGCGGGGAGCGCGGCGACATCCTCAACCCCGCGATGGACCTGCCGGAGGTGCACGGCCGGATGGCCGAGATCCGTCGCGAGGAGATGGCCAAGGCGGCGGCGATCCTCGGCGTCGAGCACCACTGGTTGGGCTTCGTCGACTCCGGGTTACCCGAGGGCGACCCGCTGCCGCCGCTGCCGGAGGGCTGTTTCGCCCTCGAACCGCTCGAGGTGCCCACCGAGGCGCTGGTGCGGGTCATCCGGGAGTTCAAGCCGCACGTGATGACCACCTACGACGAGAACGGCGGGTATCCGCACCCCGACCACATCCGCTGCCACCAGGTGTCGGTCGCGGCCTACGAGGCGGCCGCCGACCACCTGCTCTATCCCGATGCCGGCGACCCGTGGAGCACCCACAAGCTGTACTACAACCACGGGTTCCTGCGGCAGCGCATGCAGGTGCTGCAGGACGAGTTCGCCAAGAACGGCCAGGAGGGTCCGTTCGCCAAGTGGCTGGAGAGCTGGGACCCCGACGAGGATCTGCTCGCCAAGCGCGTCACCACCCGCATCGAGTGCGCCAAGTACTTCACCCAGCGCGACGAGGCGCTGCTCGCGCACGCCACCCAGATCGATCCGAAGAGCTTCTTCTTCACCACGCCGATGGAGTGGCAGCAGCGGCTGTGGCCGACCGAGGAGTTCGAGTTGGCCCGGTCCCGGGTTCCGGTGCGACTGCCCGAGACCGATCTGTTCACCGGTATCGAGGGACGGGAGTGA
- a CDS encoding thioredoxin domain-containing protein, whose protein sequence is MSPAPGRNTLAESTSPYLRQHADNPVHWQQWTPEALAEAAERDVPILLSIGYAACHWCHVMAHESFADPDVAAAANAHFVCIKVDREERPDLDAVYMNATVALTGQGGWPMTCFLTPDGRPFFCGTYYPKPTFLQLLSAVEETWRTRRAEVEQTSDHIAGELRAMATALPSDGPEVSASLCDAAVEAVLADEDTAHGGFGTAPKFPPSALLEALLRHHERTGAPAPVATVARACEAMARGGLYDQLAGGFARYSTDAAWVVPHFEKMLYDNAQLLRVYAHWSRLSSNALARKVTRETARFLLDELRRDGMFVSSLDADAAGHEGLTYVWTPDQLRATLGDDDGRWAAAVFGVTDAGTFEAGTSVLQLRADPEDAARYENVRTVLRAARSTRPQPGRDDKIVTAWNGLAITALCEAGVALGDADMIDAASRCATALLELHVRDGRLRRASLGGVVGESAAILDDHAALATGLLTLHQVTGAHRWLTAAGDLLDIALDHFADPQRPGRWYDVADDAEQLLVRPADPLDGATPSGASSIAESLQLAAHLAPADRAQRHADAAAATLAAAAPLLKRVPRSAGHWLAVAEAAVRGPIQIAVSCADPATSELLAAARMLAPGGAIVVGGHPDSSELLRDRPRVRGADAAYVCRGRVCDLPVVTGADLAAALRRSV, encoded by the coding sequence GTGAGCCCGGCGCCGGGACGTAACACCCTCGCGGAGTCGACGAGCCCGTATCTGCGCCAGCACGCCGACAACCCGGTGCACTGGCAGCAGTGGACCCCCGAGGCGTTGGCCGAGGCCGCCGAGCGCGACGTCCCCATCCTGCTGTCCATCGGCTACGCCGCCTGTCACTGGTGCCACGTGATGGCCCACGAGTCGTTCGCCGACCCGGACGTCGCCGCGGCCGCCAACGCGCACTTCGTGTGCATCAAGGTCGACCGGGAGGAGCGTCCGGACCTCGACGCCGTCTACATGAACGCGACGGTCGCGCTGACCGGACAGGGCGGCTGGCCGATGACCTGCTTTCTGACGCCCGACGGCCGGCCGTTCTTCTGCGGCACCTACTACCCGAAACCGACCTTCCTGCAACTGCTCTCGGCGGTGGAGGAGACCTGGCGGACCCGGCGCGCCGAGGTCGAGCAGACGTCGGACCACATCGCCGGCGAGCTGCGCGCGATGGCCACCGCGCTGCCCTCTGACGGACCCGAGGTGAGCGCGAGCCTGTGCGACGCGGCGGTCGAGGCGGTGCTGGCCGACGAGGACACGGCGCACGGCGGCTTCGGAACCGCGCCGAAGTTCCCGCCCTCGGCCCTGCTGGAGGCCCTCCTACGGCACCACGAACGCACCGGTGCGCCGGCGCCGGTGGCGACCGTGGCGCGCGCCTGCGAGGCGATGGCGCGCGGCGGTCTTTACGATCAGCTTGCCGGCGGCTTCGCCCGCTACAGCACCGACGCCGCGTGGGTGGTGCCGCACTTCGAGAAGATGCTCTACGACAACGCCCAGCTGCTGCGGGTGTACGCGCACTGGTCCCGGTTGTCGTCGAATGCGCTGGCGCGCAAGGTGACTCGGGAGACTGCCCGGTTCCTCCTCGACGAGCTGCGCCGCGACGGGATGTTCGTCTCGTCGCTGGACGCCGATGCCGCGGGCCACGAGGGGCTGACGTACGTGTGGACCCCGGATCAGCTGCGCGCCACCCTCGGCGACGACGACGGCCGCTGGGCCGCTGCGGTTTTCGGCGTCACCGATGCCGGTACGTTCGAGGCGGGCACATCGGTGCTGCAGCTGCGGGCCGATCCCGAGGACGCCGCGCGCTACGAGAACGTCCGTACCGTGCTGCGCGCGGCGCGATCCACCCGCCCGCAGCCGGGCCGCGACGACAAGATCGTCACCGCGTGGAACGGACTCGCGATCACCGCGCTGTGCGAGGCCGGCGTCGCGCTCGGCGACGCCGACATGATCGACGCGGCGTCGCGGTGCGCGACGGCGCTGCTGGAGCTGCACGTCCGCGACGGCCGGCTGCGGCGGGCCAGCCTGGGCGGTGTGGTGGGTGAATCCGCCGCGATCCTCGACGATCACGCGGCGCTGGCCACCGGCCTGCTGACGCTGCATCAGGTGACCGGCGCACACCGCTGGCTGACCGCGGCGGGCGACCTGCTCGACATCGCCCTCGACCACTTCGCCGACCCGCAGCGGCCCGGACGCTGGTACGACGTCGCCGACGACGCCGAACAGCTGCTGGTACGCCCCGCCGACCCCCTCGACGGCGCCACACCGTCGGGGGCGTCCTCGATCGCCGAGTCGCTGCAGCTGGCCGCGCACCTGGCGCCGGCGGACCGCGCGCAGCGCCACGCCGACGCCGCCGCGGCGACGCTGGCGGCCGCCGCGCCGCTGCTCAAGCGGGTGCCGCGGTCAGCCGGACACTGGCTGGCGGTGGCCGAGGCGGCCGTCCGCGGGCCGATCCAGATCGCCGTTTCCTGCGCCGACCCGGCGACCTCGGAACTGCTGGCCGCGGCCCGCATGCTCGCGCCCGGCGGCGCGATCGTCGTCGGCGGGCACCCGGACTCGTCGGAATTGCTGCGCGATCGGCCGCGGGTGCGCGGCGCCGACGCCGCCTACGTGTGCCGCGGACGGGTGTGCGACCTGCCCGTCGTCACCGGCGCGGATCTCGCTGCCGCCCTGAGGCGCTCCGTGTAG
- a CDS encoding nuclear transport factor 2 family protein, with protein sequence MSFEPDVLQGFVQRYLDTVATGTADDVAALYTEDATLEDPVGGGEVHIGRHAIAGFYKGMEGDHEITTELLTFRAGGHEAAFVFAITVGGAMRIEPIEVMTFDGDGRITSMKAYWGPQNITPL encoded by the coding sequence ATGAGCTTCGAGCCCGACGTCCTGCAAGGTTTCGTCCAGCGCTACCTCGACACGGTCGCCACCGGCACCGCCGACGACGTCGCCGCGCTCTACACCGAGGACGCCACGCTGGAGGATCCGGTCGGTGGCGGCGAAGTGCACATCGGACGCCACGCCATCGCCGGCTTCTACAAGGGCATGGAAGGCGACCACGAGATCACCACCGAACTGTTGACGTTCCGTGCGGGCGGGCACGAGGCCGCGTTCGTGTTCGCGATCACCGTCGGCGGGGCGATGCGCATCGAACCGATCGAGGTGATGACGTTCGACGGCGACGGCAGGATCACGTCGATGAAGGCCTACTGGGGCCCGCAGAACATCACTCCGCTGTAG
- the trhA gene encoding PAQR family membrane homeostasis protein TrhA, with the protein MPTSVDPRDTEDESRGAEDLPEAVADGVAQFLGKPRLRGWIHVYSAAVAVICGATLVAVSWSVQSTRAGIATLIYTLTIVAMFTVSAVYHRVNWTSPTARKWMKRADHSMIFVFIAGSYTPFAVLALPERSGEVLLWIVWSGALAGVLLKMFWPSAPRWVGTPLYILLGWVAAWFIGPILHGAGVAAVVLLIVGGALYSIGGVLYALKWPNPWPATFGHHEFFHACTAVAAICHYIAMWFAVFSG; encoded by the coding sequence ATGCCCACGTCTGTCGATCCCCGGGACACCGAGGACGAATCGCGGGGAGCCGAGGACCTGCCCGAGGCCGTCGCCGACGGCGTCGCCCAGTTCCTGGGTAAGCCGCGGCTGCGGGGGTGGATCCACGTGTACTCCGCGGCGGTGGCGGTGATCTGCGGCGCCACGCTGGTGGCGGTGTCGTGGTCGGTGCAGTCGACGCGGGCGGGAATCGCGACGCTGATCTACACGCTGACCATCGTGGCGATGTTCACCGTCAGCGCCGTCTACCACCGGGTGAACTGGACGTCGCCCACGGCGCGCAAGTGGATGAAGCGCGCCGACCACTCGATGATCTTCGTGTTCATCGCCGGCAGCTACACGCCGTTCGCGGTGCTCGCGCTGCCGGAACGCAGCGGGGAGGTGCTGCTGTGGATCGTGTGGAGCGGCGCGCTGGCCGGGGTGCTGCTCAAGATGTTCTGGCCGTCGGCGCCGCGGTGGGTGGGGACGCCGCTCTACATCCTGCTGGGCTGGGTCGCGGCCTGGTTCATCGGGCCGATCCTGCACGGCGCGGGCGTGGCCGCGGTGGTGCTGCTGATCGTCGGCGGGGCGCTGTACTCCATCGGCGGGGTGCTGTACGCGCTGAAGTGGCCGAATCCGTGGCCGGCGACGTTCGGCCATCATGAGTTCTTCCACGCGTGCACGGCCGTCGCGGCGATCTGCCACTACATCGCGATGTGGTTCGCCGTCTTCTCCGGCTGA
- a CDS encoding (2Z,6E)-farnesyl diphosphate synthase: protein MDLIPRRLKEPAYRLYEMRLRQGLSRQKSELPRHIAVLCDGNRRWARELGHDDVAYGYRAGAEKIAEMLRWCADAGIEMATVYLLSTENLQRDADELASLIEIITDVVEEICAPANQWSVRTVGDLELIGEVPARRLREAVESTNRTATTGSFHVNVAVGYGGRQEIVDAVRALLSKELANGATAEQLIDAVTAEGISENLYTSGQPDPDLVIRTSGEQRLSGFLLWQSAYSEMWFTEAYWPEFRRVDFLRALRDYSARHRRYGR, encoded by the coding sequence GTGGACCTCATTCCGCGGCGGCTCAAGGAACCGGCCTACCGGCTCTACGAGATGCGGCTGCGTCAGGGGCTCTCCCGGCAGAAATCCGAACTCCCGCGTCACATCGCGGTGCTCTGCGACGGCAACCGCCGCTGGGCGCGTGAACTCGGTCACGACGACGTCGCCTACGGCTACCGGGCCGGTGCCGAGAAGATCGCCGAGATGCTGCGCTGGTGCGCCGACGCGGGCATCGAGATGGCGACGGTCTACCTGCTGTCCACCGAGAACCTGCAGCGCGACGCCGACGAGTTGGCCTCGCTGATCGAGATCATCACCGATGTCGTCGAGGAGATCTGCGCGCCCGCCAACCAGTGGAGCGTGCGCACCGTCGGCGACCTCGAGCTGATCGGCGAGGTACCGGCCCGCCGGCTGCGCGAGGCGGTGGAGTCCACGAACAGGACGGCCACTACCGGGTCTTTCCATGTCAACGTCGCCGTCGGCTACGGCGGCCGCCAGGAGATCGTCGACGCCGTGCGCGCGCTGCTGAGCAAGGAACTGGCCAACGGCGCCACCGCCGAGCAGCTGATCGACGCTGTGACGGCGGAGGGGATCTCGGAGAACCTGTACACCTCCGGCCAGCCCGATCCGGATCTGGTGATCCGCACCTCCGGCGAGCAGCGGCTCTCGGGTTTCCTGCTGTGGCAGAGCGCCTACTCGGAGATGTGGTTCACCGAGGCGTACTGGCCGGAGTTCCGGCGCGTCGACTTCCTGCGCGCCCTGCGCGACTACAGCGCGCGGCATCGGCGCTACGGGCGGTAG